One window of the Salvia splendens isolate huo1 chromosome 1, SspV2, whole genome shotgun sequence genome contains the following:
- the LOC121797829 gene encoding serine/threonine-protein phosphatase 7 long form homolog, translated as MKENGILASALIHRIMIEPLEDGLEDEAYIQRARMIVLVLLGGLILPDGSGCKIPLMWLTQIRDVEAASMISWASAALATLYHNLCEASMGKRTDIGGPTVLLQLWVWERMPTLRPNFVSARIHTNNTPCALMWTGSYMINRAPKHSVRHYREQLSLLQNSQFIWMPYVDRQLPDSCLEMNNS; from the exons ATGAAGGAAAACGGTATCTTGGCATCCGCGCTAATACATAGGATAATGATTGAACCGTTAGAAGATGGTCTCGAAGACGAAGCCTACATTCAACGGGCACGTATGATTGTGCTTGTGCTATTGGGAGGGTTGATCTTACCCGACGGCTCAGGGTGTAAGATACCTCTCATGTGGTTGACCCAAATTCGAGATGTGGAGGCTGCCTCTATGATTAGTTGGGCGAGTGCTGCACTTGCTACATTATACCATAATCTTTGTGAGGCGTCCATGGGCAAAAGGACAGACATTGGAGGTCCAACAGTGCTCCTACAGCTTTGGGTGTGGGAGAGAATGCCCACTTTGAGACCGAATTTTGTATCGGCACGTATACATACAAACAACACTCCATGTGCATTAAT GTGGACTGGCTCCTATATGATAAACAGAGCCCCCAAACATTCTGTTCGACATTATCGTGAACAGTTATCATTACTCCAAAATAGCCAG tttatttggatgcCCTACGTGGACCGTCAATTGCCAGACTCCTGCCTCGAGATGAACAACAGTTGA